In one Hypanus sabinus isolate sHypSab1 chromosome 11, sHypSab1.hap1, whole genome shotgun sequence genomic region, the following are encoded:
- the bcl10 gene encoding B-cell lymphoma/leukemia 10 isoform X3 → MSHAGDNKPCILGPGKENPPGSGGWGPVHHGQGCPHHSAHLHGALPQESSIQATASSHCFLRKETLEKLRPYLCDKLIAERHFDYLRAKKILCKDDTEEISYQVSSRRKAGKLLDHLTENPKGLDSLICSIRREGTQNFLVQKITDEVQKIKNEKLFQKDLPSASGTPEKTTQVCPASRYDLSLIQAASC, encoded by the exons atgtcacatgctggtgataataaaccctgcATCTTGGGCCCAGGAAAGGAAAACCCTCcaggaagtggtggatggggcccagtccatcacgggcaaGGCTGTCCCCACcactcagcacatctacatggagcgcttccacaggaaagcagcatccaggccacggcctcttctcactgcttcctcaggaaggag ACCCTCGAGAAACTCCGCCCGTATCTGTGTGATAAGCTCATCGCCGAACGGCACTTCGATTACTTGCGAGCAAAGAAGATCCTGTGCAAGGACGACACAGAGGAGATCTCTTACCAGGTATCAAGCAGGCGAAAGGCAGGAAAGCTTCTGGACCACCTCACAGAGAACCCCAAGGGCCTGGACTCTCTCATCTGCTCCATCCGAAGGGAAGGGACGCAGAACTTCCTGGTGCAGAAGATAACGGATGAAGTTCAGAAAATCAAAAACGAGAAACTATTCCAGAAAG atctcccctcagcttccggcactccagagaaaacaacccaagtttgtccagcctctcgttacgacctctctctgatccaggcagcgtcctgctga
- the bcl10 gene encoding B-cell lymphoma/leukemia 10 isoform X1 translates to MSHAGDNKPCILGPGKENPPGSGGWGPVHHGQGCPHHSAHLHGALPQESSIQATASSHCFLRKETLEKLRPYLCDKLIAERHFDYLRAKKILCKDDTEEISYQVSSRRKAGKLLDHLTENPKGLDSLICSIRREGTQNFLVQKITDEVQKIKNEKLFQKGVFSSSYDPAEDMSKRNNLSRFCSTDSNSLKGMEVNILCHPEGEFSPEPSASPLLSPLDLQSTSSLENTAMMSNLETMATTLTLPRPGEPGAPPLPPKLQTESTGASSSPSDSEFLPLRSRSP, encoded by the exons atgtcacatgctggtgataataaaccctgcATCTTGGGCCCAGGAAAGGAAAACCCTCcaggaagtggtggatggggcccagtccatcacgggcaaGGCTGTCCCCACcactcagcacatctacatggagcgcttccacaggaaagcagcatccaggccacggcctcttctcactgcttcctcaggaaggag ACCCTCGAGAAACTCCGCCCGTATCTGTGTGATAAGCTCATCGCCGAACGGCACTTCGATTACTTGCGAGCAAAGAAGATCCTGTGCAAGGACGACACAGAGGAGATCTCTTACCAGGTATCAAGCAGGCGAAAGGCAGGAAAGCTTCTGGACCACCTCACAGAGAACCCCAAGGGCCTGGACTCTCTCATCTGCTCCATCCGAAGGGAAGGGACGCAGAACTTCCTGGTGCAGAAGATAACGGATGAAGTTCAGAAAATCAAAAACGAGAAACTATTCCAGAAAG GAGTCTTCTCGAGCAGCTATGATCCGGCGGAAGACATGTCCAAAAGGAACAACCTCTCCAGGTTCTGCTCGACTGACTCCAATAGTTTGAAGGGGATGGAGGTGAACATTCTGTGTCACCCGGAGGGGGAGTTCAGTCCTGAGCCGTCTGCCtcgcccctcctctcccctttGGATCTGCAGTCCACCTCGTCGTTGGAGAACACTGCAATGATGAGCAACTTGGAGACCATGGCCACGACATTGACTCTGCCCAGACCAGGGGAGCCCGGAGCTCCGCCTCTCCCCCCCAAACTCCAGACGGAATCCACGGGAGCCTCCAGCAGCCCTAGTGACTCCGAATTCTTGCCCCTGAGGTCTCGCTCCCCATGA
- the bcl10 gene encoding B-cell lymphoma/leukemia 10 isoform X2: MDPASLSEDEMAEIKKETLEKLRPYLCDKLIAERHFDYLRAKKILCKDDTEEISYQVSSRRKAGKLLDHLTENPKGLDSLICSIRREGTQNFLVQKITDEVQKIKNEKLFQKGVFSSSYDPAEDMSKRNNLSRFCSTDSNSLKGMEVNILCHPEGEFSPEPSASPLLSPLDLQSTSSLENTAMMSNLETMATTLTLPRPGEPGAPPLPPKLQTESTGASSSPSDSEFLPLRSRSP; this comes from the exons ACCCTCGAGAAACTCCGCCCGTATCTGTGTGATAAGCTCATCGCCGAACGGCACTTCGATTACTTGCGAGCAAAGAAGATCCTGTGCAAGGACGACACAGAGGAGATCTCTTACCAGGTATCAAGCAGGCGAAAGGCAGGAAAGCTTCTGGACCACCTCACAGAGAACCCCAAGGGCCTGGACTCTCTCATCTGCTCCATCCGAAGGGAAGGGACGCAGAACTTCCTGGTGCAGAAGATAACGGATGAAGTTCAGAAAATCAAAAACGAGAAACTATTCCAGAAAG GAGTCTTCTCGAGCAGCTATGATCCGGCGGAAGACATGTCCAAAAGGAACAACCTCTCCAGGTTCTGCTCGACTGACTCCAATAGTTTGAAGGGGATGGAGGTGAACATTCTGTGTCACCCGGAGGGGGAGTTCAGTCCTGAGCCGTCTGCCtcgcccctcctctcccctttGGATCTGCAGTCCACCTCGTCGTTGGAGAACACTGCAATGATGAGCAACTTGGAGACCATGGCCACGACATTGACTCTGCCCAGACCAGGGGAGCCCGGAGCTCCGCCTCTCCCCCCCAAACTCCAGACGGAATCCACGGGAGCCTCCAGCAGCCCTAGTGACTCCGAATTCTTGCCCCTGAGGTCTCGCTCCCCATGA